In the Pirellulaceae bacterium genome, AGAAAAGTCGAATCGTCGTCAAGACCAAACACGTTGAAGTAGCTTAGGCGTACCGCATTGGCTGCAGTCAACATCAACGCTCCCGGCAAGAACCACGGGCTGAACCACCCATCGCTCAGCAGGCCGACGGCCGGACAAACGGCGCAGCTGACCATATCGACCAGGGGGTCGAGCCGGCCGCCAAAGGCTCGGGACCCATCGGTTCGGTCGCGCGTTCGACGGGGAATAGATCCGTCGAACCAGTCGAATAACACGGCCCAGAGCATGGCGATCATCGCCGCCGAAAAGATGTCTCGTATTGCGAAGTAGATCCGCAGGAAAGCCCTGCCAACGTGACAAGGTTGGCAGCGTCCTTGACGAAGCGAAGCATGCTCGGTCGAAGCGATCGCCACGGAAGATCGTAACGATTCGTTCCGGATGCGGACTCGCTGTCCGAGTGTCTGTGATCAAGACTGTTCATTGAGGGTTTTGCGTTCCCTCACGAGGAAGGACCGCTGCCCCAGCCCGGTCAGATAACGTTGTGCGAAGATTCCGCAGTCGTCGTCCGTCCTGGCCGCTTTCGCGGTCGATGGGTGCAGTCTGATTGTCCCGCTGGAGAATCGCCGGATAGACTTTGTCCCGTGCGCGGATCAGTTGCCACTCATCGTCCATCTCGGATCAGGCGAGACCCTCGACGACGTGACAATTCACGGGGGTGACGCGGGCTGCCGCCACCAGGCAATCGGTCTCGTAGTCCATGTGCGCGTCGTGTGGAAACGTTCCACGGACTCTTGCAGCATGACCCGGTAGAGCGTCTGAGAGATCTTGGAGATGCCGACCAATTCGCCCGCGACGTGCCCGGTCACGATCACAATGCGCCGGACGCCGACCTCCAGCAAACGCGAGATCGATTCCTCGATGATGAGCCGATCGCCAGGTAGAGAAAACCCTG is a window encoding:
- a CDS encoding CDP-alcohol phosphatidyltransferase family protein gives rise to the protein MAIASTEHASLRQGRCQPCHVGRAFLRIYFAIRDIFSAAMIAMLWAVLFDWFDGSIPRRTRDRTDGSRAFGGRLDPLVDMVSCAVCPAVGLLSDGWFSPWFLPGALMLTAANAVRLSYFNVFGLDDDSTFLGLSIDNNSVVVPLVFLLDGLLSRSAFAALLYIMIALLVILNVVPFRMPKPSDRWFIVITVYVLGMTVLYGWRLWTQSL